A genomic stretch from Arachis stenosperma cultivar V10309 chromosome 3, arast.V10309.gnm1.PFL2, whole genome shotgun sequence includes:
- the LOC130970154 gene encoding guanine nucleotide-binding protein subunit gamma 3-like: MAISSAKGSPKAPTLPLPSPKAPPGYPDLYGKRREISRLHMLEREISFLEEELKSSEGFQPASRCCKEIDDFVMAKADPLLPTKKEKSRSRRFWKWLCCTPCSTLCSCLCCCCCCEPRCCDGCSKHLSLPSCSCCQYLRQCSCKCLTPTTNCCSGSKSRCCKGSCGCQNCCIPPSCNSCPCLSCCSCKCSCSCTCPTCPKVPQNCCCTNTKSCWNPCCCYSC, translated from the exons ATGGCGATTTCGAGTGCAAAGGGATCCCCAAAGGCTCCAACGCTGCCGTTGCCGTCCCCGAAAGCGCCACCTGGCTACCCGGATTTGTACGGGAAGCGTCGCGAGATCAGCAGACTTCATATGCTTGAAAGAGAGATAAGTTTTCTTGAG GAAGAATTGAAATCTTCTGAAGGCTTTCAACCGGCTTCAAGATGTTGCAAAGA GATTGATGATTTTGTCATGGCAAAAGCAGATCCCCTCTTGCCCAC GAAGAAGGAAAAAAGCCGGTCACGTCGCTTCTGGAAGTGGTTGTG TTGCACGCCCTGCTCAACCTTGTGCTCCTGCCTCTGCTGCTGTTGCTGCTGCGAACCCCGGTGTTGCGACGGGTGCTCTAAGCATCTGAGTTTACCAAGCTGTAGCTGTTGCCAATATTTGAGGCAATGCAGCTGCAAATGTCTCACACCAACCACCAATTGTTGCAGCGGTTCGAAATCTCGCTGCTGCAAAGGTAGCTGTGGGTGCCAGAATTGCTGCATTCCACCAAGTTGCAATTCATGTCCTTGCCTTTCTTGCTGCAGTTGCAAGTGTTCTTGCTCTTGCACTTGCCCTACCTGCCCAAAGGTTCCACAGAATTGTTGTTGTACAAATACAAAGTCATGTTGGAATCCCTGCTGCTGTTATTCTTGctag